A region from the Hippoglossus hippoglossus isolate fHipHip1 chromosome 16, fHipHip1.pri, whole genome shotgun sequence genome encodes:
- the LOC117777176 gene encoding tumor necrosis factor receptor superfamily member 6B-like — protein MLFLQLLLLSGVLSAVPAVDPLRTFQFRSPRTGEDLTCDRCPPGTHMTAHCTASTATQCAACRREHFTELWNHLSRCLYCDSFCTANQEVETECSALSNRVCRCKEGFYWANDFCMRHSECEPGDGVRTQGTLQKNTVCEQCSDGYFSNSSSALETCVRHQECAVGQIVLLPGSVYHDSVCGTCEELANGGETLRTVLSDFFSMHRMRVVKMRRFVTRYINSSAPRQRGPLMHLITAWLAQAPEEQLRKLPQMLKASHLKNIAEKLEKRLMEIQQQSPSCSLNLLD, from the exons ATG CTCTTCTtacagctcctcctgctctccggGGTTCTCTCCGCCGTCCCCGCGGTCGATCCTCTCCGCACCTTCCAGTTCCGGAGCCCTCGGACCGGGGAGGACCTGACGTGTGACCGGTGTCCACCAGGCACCCACATGACCGCGCACTGCACCGCCTCCACGGCCACCCAGTGCGCGGCGTGCCGGAGGGAGCACTTCACCGAGCTGTGGAACCACCTGTCCCGGTGTCTGTACTGCGACAGCTTCTGCACCGCCAACCAGGAGGTGGAGACCGAGTGCTCGGCGCTCAGCAACCGGGTGTGTCGGTGCAAGGAGGGCTTCTACTGGGCCAACGACTTCTGTATGCGACACTCGGAGTGCGAGCCCGGGGATGGCGTGCGAACCCAGG GTACGTTGCAGAAGAACACTGTTTGTGAACAGTGTTCCGATGGCTACTTCTCCAACTCGTCTTCTGCTCTGGAAACGTGCGTAAGGCATCAGGAATGTGCAGTTGGACAGATTGTGCTGCTTCCCGGCTCAGTTTACCACGACTCGGTGTGTGGCACCTGCGAGGAGCTTGCAAATGGAG GTGAGACACTCAGGACCGTCCTCTCAGACTTCTTCTCAATGCACAGGATGCGTGTGGTAAAGATGAGGAGATTTGTCACCAG GTACATCAACAGTTCGGcccccagacagagaggcccTCTCATGCATCTGATCACAGCGTGGCTGGCCCAGGCtccagaggagcagctgagaaaACTGCCACAGATGCTGAAGGCCTCACACCTCAAAAACATAGCAGAAAAACTGGAGAAGAGACTCATGGAGATCCAGCAGCAGAGTCCAAGCTGTAGCTTAAATCTATTAGACTGA